The DNA window TTCggtgaaatttgaaaacttCTTTTTGCTCTTCGGCTGGATTCTCTTCTAACCGGCCGAatgactttccttctcttaggatGAAGCCACTTTGTCGTGTCTGTTGGAcctacatattttaattttttggccAATTTTAAATCATGAACGTCTTCGTTGTTGGTTGAAGAactcttgacaaagcttatgaaaGGAAGTGTGTCTTTACTGAGTTTCAACCTATGGGAAGATTTCCGTTTAGTCGATTTACTGTCGTCATAGCCGATATCGAATTTATAGTTGTGCTGTCTTTGATAACTCGACATCTGGCTTACAGCTTCCCTGGATCTCTTCCAAGCAGCCATCATATATTttgatctttcattttctttagttaacgtttgaactgtctccttgagcttctcattctcacaGGATAGTTCAGTCGGTTCATCGGTCTTAGTTCCACTCGGCTCACCGGTTTGGAAGTTGCTCGGTTCATCGGTGTGGATTCAGCCGGGTTGGTACAAGAGCTGACAAGTTCTtgaactcaatgaccatgtAATTGAGAGAAGTAACCAAGTCTTCTCGGGTAAACTCTTCacaagagaaatcaaatacctcttcttcattaGCCATGAGGCACGTGATTCATTTGTCATTGCTATCCGAGTCGGTATGAAGCCACAAGCTCCCACCATCGTCGACTATCAATGCCTTCTAGATCTCCTTGCCTTCACCGGTTTGCTGATGATCACTCCTCTAGTTATCAGCTAGTTTCGATCATCTCTTCTTAGTTTTTGCATTCCGACCTATAGTGACCTAAAGCATTACAGTTAAAACATCTAACGTTAGTTTTGTCACCGTATTTATAGTTGTAAATTTTTTACGGTTgatttttcttcatgaattttccgaatttctttACAAGCATGGCCATCGCATCCTCGctaaactgttcggcggttttGACCGGTACAAGAACGGTTGGCTCCACTGATGTCACCAGGACTTTAGTCGCGGTTGACGTTGAGGCTTCATATTCGATTCGGGATCTCATCTCGAATTCGTATGCCTTCAAGTCTTCAAACACATCGTGCATCTTCATTTTATGGAGGATGTTGGATTATCACATCACCAGTCTTTATATCCCAAATGCTGGAAAGAGATCTCAATGCCTTGATAATGGTTTCCTTGTTATCgtatttctttccgagtgtAGAAAGCTCATTTACTACACTGGTAAACCGATCACTGAACTCTTTCATGGTTTCACCGAGCCTCAtcttaatattttcaaacttttgggTGGCCACTAGtatcttgttctccttggttctttcatttccttcatggaGTTGGATTACTGTCTCCCATGCTTCCTTTGCAGTTCTACATTCTCTAACTTTGCCAAATGTGTTTCTGTCCAGAGATTTGAAGATGTGACTCCTGCAATGATTATCTAGGTTGTCTCTTCTTTTATCATCGGTCGTCCATTCACATCtttccttctcaatctttattggaccaTCAGATAGGATGAACATCATCTCGTCATCCATAGTGGTCAGGTGCAAGTGCATGAGTATactaatctggttagagattaataccgggttCCGGATAACGGGGAACGCTTATACACTCACAACGGTTGATACTAATCtagttagagattaatatcggtctcaacACCACataaactgtcacaaactcttaaaccgggttcaagtgcggaaatatttgtttcagcctgaagcaacacacacagatCAGATAGAAATAAGAATGGAGAAGGATCGGTTTAGAATAAAGGAAAGTCAGTTCGGATAATAAAGTGACTGGAAATAAGGAAAGAATACAACAcaaggattttatggatgttcggagataaagctcctacgtcaccccttttctcaaacaacgagaaggatattcattaggAATATTCAAACACACAATACAATCTGTCAAATGATCAAGGCTTATTTACTACTTGATATTTGACTTACAACTCTTCACACAAAATAAGAATTGCAATACACTGAACACTATTTAAATACACAGAACACTTAACACTTTTGAAAGACTTGATTGGTTTCTCACTTGATAGCTCTGTAATTTGATCTAAAAAATCATTGTTGTTGttttcttcaacttctccttttatgtggaaatatgacaacggtcatatttctctctttgATTTGTTGGTCAAATGGAGCAGCattgcattaaatgcggttgaaGCTTCCCAAGGCATGAGACAGCCGGCCTAATTTTTCTTTACTTGACTTTATCATTCTGGCGGTTTTGATAGTTACCTGCTCTTAGGAAGTTGcttttggacttataccaaaatgggtAACTGCACACTTGACAGTCTTCTGCTGCCTGTAGTCTGTTCAACAGACTTGTATTAAAATGGCAATAATACAATCTAAACCTTTGAGATCTTCCTTCAGCACATTCCAAAGAGATCTGTTTGCACCAAAATGTCAACTACTAACatttccatatctttgattttgtctttgaatAATCTGCCCGTTAGAAATATACATTGGCTTAGGATTTTCAATAGACATCATCGGTTGACCAGTCCTACCGAATAGTAACAATCGATCAAAGTAAAGGATTATGTTGAGCTGAGCCAGTCTTCTGAGGAGATCGGTCAGCAGTTTGTGCCGCTTCAGAAGATTCGGTTTGACCGGCCAATTGAGAATATGATCGCTTATTATTTTTCCTGCACAAAAGGttaaatttgattaagttctttaaatagttaattacttattaattaattatctaatttatctaacaatatatatttataaatatttattaaaacattatatagaAGAACActtattatgttaatataattaatttaagttttatttttaaaaacgattaattcttgaaattttaatgatttatttaattaattatagttaaagatagaaatgaaaaataataaagtttttatataattttaaaaaatggtgtagaattatttatttatatatatatatatatatatatatatatatatatatatatatatatatatatatatatatatatatatatatatatatatatatatatatatatatatatatatatatatatatatatatatatatattacccttattattctaatataattaatttttttatttttaaattttattaaattgttaatgtatatttcatttattaattagagagagaaatgaaagaaggaaaataaaaagtgttcgttttttttattcaaaccaaCCCACGGCTTAACCACGTGTCTCTACTCGACAatccaattttaaatattattatatatataattgaaataatatatgaaaaatatattcttaattaataataatctaatcTACTACTTATCTATTCTAATATTATCTCAATCTAATCTATTTATTATGTACGGTAATATTATCTCTTTTATCTatgtcaaatattataaaatttggttACTAAAACTTTTTCTAGAGAACATCTATAAATTTAGATGTTTCTGAAAATTTCcggttaattataaaatattacaagtttacagaataattattattttaaaattgagattcatcattttctttacaATTTCTCTAATTTAAGTTTACATGGAATGTCTTAGAGAGTATATGCATGCACCATACCATTATGATTTAATATTACCAATTGAAGCATCCATGCatgtaaataaaaattctatgaaatttgattttgataatatataacatagATAATTAAACCCCATTATACAATTTTGTGAacttatttaactatatataatttattgatttggCGGCTAAGTCTCTTTCGGTGGTATATTGTGATGCTTAGGATCTGGTCCTGCTGATGCCTTCCTTTGAGTGTGTATGTCTAAGAACTGAAAATCCGCATTACTTTGGTGATTCTTCTCCCATTTAGTTAATTGGAATTCATGTTTTCGTGAAAGGATGTGGCTCTCTAGTGTCATATACTAATCAAAGTTTACTGTGAATATCAAACTTAATGATATAAGATTTGTCATAGTGTCTGTATAGATATGAAATGAGAGAAGAGTTTGAAGAGATTTTAAGTATCAACtttaaactatttatattgGAAAAAAAGTAAGAGCcatctattaatattaattagtttttgttattaaaaataggaCAAGTTACATGGGCGATTCTCTAATTACTCCGATCGTTCACTTTtagccctcaaattaatttttgaaacaaatcgtcccttcaacttttagaaaggtcaccaatggcccttccgtcaacttttttggttaaacataacgccttaagcttaaaatattttttttatatattacctttaatcttattttttatatttatatatatatatatataattattaaattgcttatatataattgtaactTGTAAAAATTGAAAGGTTATCagtattttgagatattttgtaaattaaataattgtaatattaaTAGGATTTACATAACACATtctatgtaaaataatataaatattataataaacaaaaaaaataaacctaattcACTAGGTAGGTcgaaataattttaactaatggGGACGAAATTTAAATTGAGGTTCAAtacattctaatttaaaaaataaaaaaagctaAACATTTCACACAACCTTGTTCAAATagctaataaatattaaaattaacattatgtCACAATTACATTCTTAAATAACATTTAGCATTATTTAGAGTGAACCTCTGAATCATCAATAATTCAATAACCATTTAAACGATAAATCTCACAtcaaatatttcaatttgaaaatTCAGATAGGAAATGATTATGTATTAAATAtgcaattaataaaaatatattaatatttgatataagtagatattatatatatgcatatatatatatatatatatatatatatatatatatatattaaataattaatttttaattaatgaataaaaatggttaatttattacttaattaaattaacaaattttaacatTCTCTTAATATAAATACTCTTGGTTCTAAATCATCGTATAACATCAAACCATAAgcatcttttctttcttttcattttgtttCTAATGGATAAGATTGTTCTATCATTGATCATATTTGTCATTATAAATACTTTTAGTACGATTTTATTACTCTTTCTCATTACTGaaaatatttgatcaaataaaaattaattagttatatatttttatatattcaagTATTTTTGTAGCAGATTCTCAACTGATACATCCAGTATATCAAGCGTGTCTAATTAATGACGATTCCACGTACTATGGACAGGGCCGGCCGCAACTGATGCAGTTGCATAATGCCCCCACTTTTATAGAGtccccattttttttatatttaataatattatattattaatattattttttcttttttttctcctttaatattaaatatatattataaaaataatttttttatctcctttttagtctcgtattataatatattaattatttatattttattttattaattaaaattaatttttttttactattataggggtcccaaaatttaaatttgtataggGCCCCAAATTCTCACCTAACTATGGATATGATTATGGTGAACAATCAGTTTTTTGCAAAACCAAGTTATTGTGTCTGTAACATAAAACATTCATTTGCACCAAGAAAAACCTTACAAAATTAGAATCCCTCAAATATTATTGATATGTACCTTTTTAGAATGTCATAACGtaagtttaatttatgttaaggtttcaactttatcaaataaatcaatttgatcttttatttatactattataagcAAGTTATATTCCTgtacatcatttttttatatccaATTTTCCAATAAATTCACTAATATAGAATAATCTTTTTTCACataatatagaaaattttaatatgaaataatatccatatatatcctaacaaatttataattataaatgacaTGTTTGTGTtgtttcttaatatataaacaatCTCACATCTTTTGCAAGATCTAAAAAAAATCCATTATTTAAAAAGctagttaataatataacaaatacacataacattaaatatattaattaagatttaaaatagttatttcaAATAGCTGAGTAGGTGTTTAAGAAACCAAAATTCAcatattaaattctaattatgaACATCTTAATTTGAAGAAGTCatcaaataatacattttaataacaCTTTTAAATCTCATTACAATTGTAagctttcaaataaaaatatgaaatttcaaaaattctaCAAATCAAAACTAGTGTgagaatttattatatatatatatatatcactaaaAAATCAGCATTTAACAACTAATATCtgtaacataaaataaaatgttgacaaaataattgaacaacaactcaatatttaactaaaaatcAAGATAgtgaaaattttataacatattttataatttaaactattttgaccaaaaattaaaaagttgtaAAACAAATATAGCTAAAAGAGTTGTTTAAATCTtaaattcatattaatattCGATAagagaattattttattagaatttaatcATTGCAACTATAAAAACAACACTATTTTGAATCATTATTACAAACTATatcattaaacattataatataattttgactttatattattcaaacttTTTACCCACTCAAAATTTTGCGATAATAATTATAACCTAACATATAATATAAGTTGAAAATTATGTtgataaagtttaattttttgtCTTCAAAAAATTCTTTTGTCACTTCTTTcacaacaaaatataatttattaataatataatatatttttacactaaaattacaaataatattcctaaaattttaaaattactaacttgattagaatttttaatagtttttaccattaaaatatttttacaatattttcaatttattaactacTTACAAATAAATTGCACATTAAGCAcattttagtttttagttttaaactCACTAAAAAATTACCAAATAAATTGCAAAGTGTTTAAATATgtaaggaaaaataaaatattcattgttTAATGACTTTACAATTGATttaacaacaaaattatattatatatgctACATAAACATATTgtactattatatatttataagatagtaattaattgtaattaattttgtaacttaaatgtacataaaaaaatatgtaacttaTTCCACAACatagtaataaaaattaaattgcaaaCTTACTTGCCAATCCATAACATAAAAGGTAAAAAGTTTTGAACTCTCAGGTGAAAATATCATGTATCACTCTCGAGTGAAAATATCATGTATCAACATATCTAATGATGCTTAGTTTTTAAACTGTTCgaattgctgggtcgagagttatggttaatttggatatatatgtaagagtaaatgaatacttgaatcggattgtgggttgacccgcccataaaattaacggttaaaaataaaattaaaatgctaaatgtatgttttgaacttgcaacctaacaaaacaagtaccgctttaaccaactagtctaataacactatatattttaaattcaacaccataTATGTTGAACGCGTGACAtttaaccatataagttcaactttttaactaaataatctatatatttatataataatgcttaatttgtaaagtatccggattgtcgaatcgagaattgtggttaatttggatatgtatttgagagtaaatggatacttgggttgagTCGGGtcgtggattgacccgcccacccataaactttgaaaaaccaataaaaatgatatattcacaagttttgaacttacaacctcataatataagtttaatattttaaataactaagaTAATaccactttaaattttaaaatcaacttcaaaattgataaacgcatgacatttctaataatataacttcaatattttaaataattaaactaataatattttaaattcgtttatataatttattatatatatatatatattgataaatctCGGTAAAAAGGAGATAGTTCTAATAAGGAATATGTTGTTTGATTGATGAAAATGAGTCGGTAAGTAGGTgaggataaaattattattttatttttaaccatataaATGTATGGAAACCTCGGTAGTTCTATATAAGAACacttattattatgataatataattaaattaattttttattcttaaaactgattaatttttaaaattttaatgattaatttaatttaatagttaaagatagaaatgaaaaaagaataaaagaatttatgtaattttaaaaaatggtgtagaattatatatatatatatatatatatatatatataaattctattaattaacctttattattttaatttaattaaattatttttttattcttaaaatttattaaattattaatgttgattatattttttatttattaattagagataaataaaagaaagaatataAAAAGTCTTATATGTTTTCTTATTCAAAACAACTCACAGTTTTTTACCCACGGTTTGACCCAAACCGACCCAAATGGGCCGTACCCATTTACTTTCGCGCTAAGTTCCAAATTAACCACGTGTATTGACTCGACAATCTAATTTTAGGTGCTCTAATTTAACATATCACTTGTATTTTATTAACCGATACCATTTatgattaatatgttttatttataattttgtgtgttgtaaatattttataactaataaaattttaaattttaatttttttttattttttattttttttttgataaattcataaataatattagacctttttttattaataagttaaaattatattttcaatataaaaaatattatttatcattttgtgttaaatataaaatataaataaataaataaaaatatcaaaaagattaatttattctTAACTACTTCTCAGTACgaaaaatattagttatctgtcaaatataaattatatatatcacttatgttaacataattaaattaatatttttattttataattgattaatttttgaattgttaatgttttatttataatatgaaaaaataaaaataaaaatagtttaaaattatatatatatataatgaacccttattattttaatataattaaattaattttttattcttaaaatttattaaattgttattgttgattatacatttattttattaattatagagAAGGATGAAAGAAGGAATATAAAAAGtcttatctatttttttattcaaccaCGATTTGAGCCATACAAGCCATACTCATCTATTCTCACACTAAGATTCAAATAAACTATGTGTCTCCACCCGACAattgacgggctcgaacctaaAAACTTAGGGTTattatccacctcttattgtcgCTATGCTAGAAAATGGATAAATATAAAACCAtctgttaaattaagttaaagaaagaaaaaagaaaaaattaattaaattaagattaaagaagaaatctttaattaagttgaattaataaaaacgttttaattgattaaactgaacttaggataataaaaatcaatgcaacgtagttttgatgatgtgttgataattgaataaaactaagttcggTAAATATTTAATGCACAGGTAAAGCTGAAGAGGCGCGAGCATCAGAGATGATGTCAGTAGA is part of the Impatiens glandulifera chromosome 1, dImpGla2.1, whole genome shotgun sequence genome and encodes:
- the LOC124926640 gene encoding uncharacterized protein LOC124926640; amino-acid sequence: MDDEMMFILSDGPIKIEKERCEWTTDDKRRDNLDNHCRSHIFKSLDRNTFGKVRECRTAKEAWETVIQLHEGNERTKENKILVATQKFENIKMRLGETMKEFSDRFTSVVNELSTLGKKYDNKETIIKALRSLSSIWDIKTGDVIIQHPP